The DNA sequence AAGAGATGAGCCTGCGCAATCGGGTGATCGTGCTCGACTTCGACGGAGTCGTGTGGGACAGCGTCGGAGAGTCGTTCGAACAGGCCTGGCTGGCCTGGAACCAGCTGCATGGTGGTGTCGGATTTGCTCACGACGAGGCCGAGCGCATCTTTCGCGACGCGCGCTGGCAGTGCAAGGACGGCCACGACTTCTACATCGTGATGTCGCTCATGCGCGATGGCGTCACCGACATCGGCGGCCTCTCGGCAGACGACTTTCGTCGCCAGCGCGAGACCCTGGCGCGCGAAGACGAGGCCGAGCGCTTCGTGCACGCGTTCTACGCCAGCCGAGAGCACATGCGCACCCATGCGTTCGAGCGCTGGTGCGCCTTGCAGCGCCCCTTCCCCGGCGTGGTCGACCAGATCAACGCGCTTCGGGCAGAATCGAAGGGCGTGGCCGTGGCCACCACCAAGGACGCCCCTTCGGCCCTTGCCCTGCTCGCCCACGCAGGCATCGAAGG is a window from the Pseudomonadota bacterium genome containing:
- a CDS encoding HAD family hydrolase: MSLRNRVIVLDFDGVVWDSVGESFEQAWLAWNQLHGGVGFAHDEAERIFRDARWQCKDGHDFYIVMSLMRDGVTDIGGLSADDFRRQRETLAREDEAERFVHAFYASREHMRTHAFERWCALQRPFPGVVDQINALRAESKGVAVATTKDAPSALALLAHAGIEGLPVYGREVSLDKNDHMRAIQAEFGVTGHDMAFVEDLLENLRNVAAQGLRLVLADWGYNTAAERDQARAEGVTVVSLNDFAARMRTLWSD